A segment of the Desulfurellaceae bacterium genome:
TGCACTCCCACTACCGCGACAGCACGGTGTATGACTCGTTGCTGGAGCGAACGTTTGCCGAGCGGTTTGGCGAGATTGAGAGCGGTTGGGAGATTGAACGCGAGGTTGCCATCATCAACCTCAAGGACACGGTGTTTATCCCCGACTTTGCCTTCCGCCACGCCGACGGCCGCACCGCGCTGCTGGAGATCGTCGGCTTCTGGCGGCCCGACTATCTGGCCCGCAAGCTGATGAAGCTCAAACGCTCGGACCGCACCGATATGGTGGTGGCGGTCTCGGCCGACCTCAACGTTGGCGAGGAAGATTTCAAAGACGTGCCGGGCAGCGTGTTTTTCTTTAAGCGGCGCATCAATCCCCAGGATGTGCTGGCGCGCCTGGAGCAGGTCGGGCAGGACGCCAGCCTGGAATCTTGAGCAAGGCTGTTTGCCCTGTACGTCTGGACGGTCGTATCGGAACTGGGACTCGGGTGTACGGAAGGCAGCGCCTTCGTACATCTGGGTGGACGCATCCGGCTCTCCGTTGGCGTATTGAACCTGGGATAGCGTTCCCCTAGATTAGGAACAACTATGCAACCGGACTACACTGGAATCATCACGGTCGAGCCGGGAAAACGCGGTGGGAAACCTTGTATTCGTGGCCTTCGCATCACGGTCTATGACATCCTGGAGTATTTAGCGTCTGGAATGACGGAGCAGGAAATTCTGGCCGATTTTCCCGACCTCACCCGTGCCGATATCAGGGCGTGTCTGGCGTTTGCGGCTGACCGGGAGCGCCGTCTCGTTTCCATTCCGCCGGAATGAAATTCCTGCTGGATCAGAATCTGTCTCCGCGTCTCAGGGAGGCATTACAGGACATTTATCCTCAATCGCTCCATGTCAGGGACGGCCGCAGTATGGGCCTACGCTAAAGAGCGCGGGTTGGTGATTGTGTCGAAAGACGCTGATTTTCGTCACCTTGGTTTCACCTACGGGCCTCCGCCCAAAATCGTTTGGATTCGCCGTGGGAATTGTTCAACCAGGGAAATTGAGCTGCTTCTTCGTGAGCGGTACGATGATATCCTCACGTTTTATGAGAATGAACGAGAAGTTGTCCTAGCCCTGGCTTGAACGTTGTGAGCAGGCACGAGACCCTCCACGCTAGGCTGGGGTAGAGACCGGGGCGACCGGACGTCCGTCGGTCAACTGCCAGGTGTTTTCCTGCTCGGCCAGCTCCCGCGCGTCGGCAGAGACCCACTCTCCCGCGACCACGGGAATAGCCGGCGTCCCGACCCGGGACAGGAGTCTGGCCCGACTGGCCGCCCGCTTGACATCGTGGACGCCAACGCCCCACGAGACTTCGACGACCAAATAGACCGCAGCATTATCCTCGCGGCGTTTGCCGCGGACGATCACATCGGCCAGCAGGATTTCATCGGCCTGAGCTTGGGTGAGCAAGCCGCCGTCCGTCGCATCGTCTACAAGCGCCGTGATTTCATCCGACGAGAGTCCGAAATAGGCGTGGCCTCTTGTCTGGTAGCGATTTTCCAGACCAAAACCCTTCAGTTTTGCAACATCGTTGACGAGAGTCCCAACCGTCCGTGTCAGGGTTGCGACGTGCTCAGTGAGGGCCGCAAGCCGGGCTTCGGTCTGCTGCTGGGCTTCGGCGAGGGCGGTCATACGAGCGTCGGTCTGCTGCTGGGTCTCGGCAATTTGCTGAAAGCGCCGGTCGATTTCTGTTCTCAGGCTGGACATCTGCTCCGGCAGGGCCAGCAGCTCGTCAGACAGCACCAGCCGGCGTAGCCGTACCCGCCATTCCGGCCGCTGCTCCAGGAGCCGCTCTAGGTCTTGAAAATCATCGACGGTGAAGGACATGGTTGGCTTCCCTACTTCAGCCTAGTCTTTTTCCTCTCGACTGCCAAGCGCGTCCTTACAGCTCGCCCGTCTCCCGTAACTCCCTGACCCGGTCTTCCTGAATGATCGCCCCGTCCCGGTACAGCTCGGCAATCTGTTCTGCGCTGTAATCCAGGTATTCCTGAAGAATCTCCTCGTTGTGCTCGCCCAGAAAGGCGGCCCGGAAGGGAATCGCGACCTGGGCGCTGGACAGGTGAAAGGGGGATTTGGCGATCGGGGTCGGCCCCAGCAGCGGGTGGGGCACGTCCTGAAAAAAGTCGCGGGTCTGGAGCTGGGGGTGGGCGACGGTGGCCGGGATGTCGAGGATTGGCGCGGACGGAATCCGGGCCTCCTCCAGGATTTTCAGCGGGGTGTCGTCATCCTCAAAGCTTTGCAGCCAGTCCTCGATATGTTTGCGCACCTCGGGCCGGCGCTTGCAGCGTTCGATCTGGCTGGCGTAGCGCGGGTCGGTCGCCAGCTCGGGCTTGCCCATGGCTTCGACCAGCGGCGGCCACTGGTGCTCGGCAACGGCAAAGACGATATAGCCGCGTGTGGACTTGTAGACGCCGTAGGGGCAGATGTTGAAGAAATCGCCGCCAAAACGGTGGGGCCGAATGGCGCCCTGACTCATCTGGAAGAGCGGGAAGTTGATGTAGTCGAGATAGACCAGGGATTCGAGCTGCGAGACGTCGATGTACTGGCCTTCCCCGCTCATGGCACGGTGGAACAGGGCCGCGCAAATCCCCAGGGCGCCGTGAATCCCGGCGTTCGGGTCCCCGAAATAATTGCCGACATAAGTCGGCGGGCCGTCGGGTTCGCCGGTCATGGCCATCACCCCGCTCTGGGCCTGGGCAATGATATCGAAGCTGGTGTGCCGCGCATACGGACCGTCCTGACCGTAGCCCGAGACCGAACACATGATCAGACGCGGGTTCAGGGTTTTGAGCGAGTCGTAGTCCAGGCCGTATTTGGCCATCACCCCGGGGCTGTAGTTTTCCACCACCACGTCAACCTGACGGACCAGCTCGCGCACA
Coding sequences within it:
- a CDS encoding DUF433 domain-containing protein, with the protein product MQPDYTGIITVEPGKRGGKPCIRGLRITVYDILEYLASGMTEQEILADFPDLTRADIRACLAFAADRERRLVSIPPE
- a CDS encoding DUF5615 family PIN-like protein; the protein is MKFLLDQNLSPRLREALQDIYPQSLHVRDGRSMGLR
- a CDS encoding DUF5615 family PIN-like protein gives rise to the protein MIVSKDADFRHLGFTYGPPPKIVWIRRGNCSTREIELLLRERYDDILTFYENEREVVLALA
- a CDS encoding CoA transferase; this translates as MTQQTSGATQLLSGVSVLDFTQYLAGPSSTRLLADLGVEVVKIERAPDGDLGRKIHLVEHGQSALFLAACAGKKSLCVDFKKPKALEIVRELVRQVDVVVENYSPGVMAKYGLDYDSLKTLNPRLIMCSVSGYGQDGPYARHTSFDIIAQAQSGVMAMTGEPDGPPTYVGNYFGDPNAGIHGALGICAALFHRAMSGEGQYIDVSQLESLVYLDYINFPLFQMSQGAIRPHRFGGDFFNICPYGVYKSTRGYIVFAVAEHQWPPLVEAMGKPELATDPRYASQIERCKRRPEVRKHIEDWLQSFEDDDTPLKILEEARIPSAPILDIPATVAHPQLQTRDFFQDVPHPLLGPTPIAKSPFHLSSAQVAIPFRAAFLGEHNEEILQEYLDYSAEQIAELYRDGAIIQEDRVRELRETGEL